In Puntigrus tetrazona isolate hp1 chromosome 18, ASM1883169v1, whole genome shotgun sequence, one genomic interval encodes:
- the clmpb gene encoding CXADR-like membrane protein, with protein sequence MSATYRSLFLLMLSLLSAGAQTEMKRVVGDNATLPCHHQFWQSNGQTLDIEWLLQKPNVKQRVIITFFNNEVYTNDNPASRLSFAGDYLNGDASLLISDLQLTDSGEYHCKVKTGGKYHWSQVNLIVLVKPSKPRCWMDGRLLEGSDVKLSCKSSDGSDPIHYKWERVLDKSKSVGKLPPLALIDLKNPEIVTLRNLTQDSSGVYKCTASNDVGEENCIIEVTMQYVRGMGVVAGAVVGVSFGVLLLILIIWLVFRKKEKKKYEEEETPNEIREDAEAPKAKLVKPNSLSSSRSGSSRSGASSTQSMVHNSAPRSQRPRPPAVAALKENGQPHGFPQSPPAYTQVVPKTPEPPATPKFRPPNPPVGMSIPAGVMVPAQSKAFQTV encoded by the exons TGATGTTGAGTTTACTCTCGGCCGGGGCCCAGACCGAGATGAAGCGGGTTGTCGGGGACAACGCCACATTGCCTTGCCATCACCAATTCTGGCAGTCTAATGGACAAACACTGGACATCGAGTGGCTCTTGCAGAAACCCAACGTCAAACAACGTGTG ATCATCACGTTCTTCAACAACGAGGTCTATACTAACGATAACCCTGCCAGTCGTCTCTCCTTTGCGGGCGACTACCTGAACGGAGACGCCTCTCTCCTAATCAGCGATCTGCAGCTGACCGACTCTGGAGAATACCACTGTAAGGTCAAGACCGGCGGCAAATACCACTGGAGCCAAGTCAACCTCATTGTGCTGG TGAAGCCGTCTAAACCCCGCTGCTGGATGGATGGCAGGCTTCTGGAGGGCAGTGATGTGAAACTGAGCTGTAAGTCTTCAGACGGATCCGACCCCATTCACTACAAATGGGAGAGAGTTCTGGATAAAAGCAAGAGCGTGGGAAAACTGCCTCCCCTCGCGCTCATCG ATCTGAAGAACCCAGAGATCGTGACCTTGAGGAACTTGACGCAGGACAGCTCCGGGGTCTACAAGTGCACCGCCAGCAACGATGTAGGAGAGGAGAACTGTATCATCGAGGTCACGATGCAAT ATGTGCGGGGCATGGGTGTAGTGGCTGGAGCCGTGGTTGGAGTTTCATTCGGCGTTCTGCTCCTCATTCTCATCATCTGGCTGGTCTTCCGcaagaaggagaaaaagaaatacgAGGAAGAGGAGACGCCTAATGAGATCAG AGAGGACGCAGAAGCTCCTAAAGCCAAGCTGGTGAAGCCCAACTCCCTCTCCTCGTCCCGCTCTGGCAGCTCTCGCTCCGGTGCTTCCTCCACACAGTCCATGGTGCACAACAGCGCTCCCCGAAGCCAGCGTCCACGGCCACCCGCCGTCGCCGCCCTCAAGGAGAACGGACAGCCCCATGGGTTCCCCCAGTCTCCCCCGGCCTACACGCAGGTCGTGCCTAAAACCCCTGAACCCCCGGCCACCCCGAAATTCAGACCCCCCAATCCTCCCGTGGGCATGTCCATCCCGGCGGGCGTCATGGTCCCTGCTCAAAGCAAGGCCTTTCAGACAGTGTAG